From a single Peromyscus maniculatus bairdii isolate BWxNUB_F1_BW_parent chromosome 4, HU_Pman_BW_mat_3.1, whole genome shotgun sequence genomic region:
- the LOC102927806 gene encoding olfactory receptor 1Q1-like, with translation MDNNSWTSVSHFVLLGISTHPDEQIPLFLLFLLMYIINISGNFFIITLIVSAPHLHTPMYVFLSNLALADICFTSTTVPKMLQNIFSSTKVISYMGCLAQTYFFICFAAMENFLLAVMAYDRYMAICHPLHYPTVLTGRLCAQMVALCHVLSHLHALLHTLLMGRLIFCADNRIPHFFCDLYPLMKISCTSTQLNTLMIHTEGAIIINAALVFIIASYAFIISAVLQIPSASGKWKAFSTCGSHLTVVAIFYGTLTWVYFRPLSSYSVTKGRIVTVLYTVVTPMLNPFIYSLRNGDVKEAFRKWVKRL, from the coding sequence ATGGACAACAACAGCTGGACCAGTGTGTCACACTTCGTTCTCTTGGGCATCTCTACTCACCCAGATGAACagattcctctcttccttctctttttactcATGTACATAATCAACATTTCTGGCAATTTTTTCATCATCACACTCATTGTCTCTGCTCCACATCTTCACACTCCCATGTATGTCTTTCTCAGTAATCTGGCCTTGGCAGATATCTGCTTCACCTCTACCACAGTTCCAAAAATGCTACAGAATATTTTCTCCTCTACAAAGGTCATTTCCTACATGGGCTGTTTAGCCCAAActtatttcttcatttgctttGCAGCCATGGAAAACTTCCTCCTGGCTGTGATGGCCTATGACAGGTACATGGCGATCTGTCATCCTCTCCACTACCCCACAGTGCTGACTGGAAGGCTGTGTGCACAGATGGTGGCTCTATGCCATGTCCTCTCCCACCTTCATGCCCTGCTCCACACCCTCCTCATGGGTCGACTGATCTTTTGTGCAGATAACAGGATCCCTCACTTCTTCTGTGACCTCTATCCTCTGATGAAGATCTCCTGCACCAGCACCCAGCTCAACACCTTGATGATTCATACAGAAGGAGCGATAATCATCAATGCAGCTCTGGTCTTCATCATCGCCTCCTATGCCTTCATCATCTCAGCAGTCCTCCAGATCCCCTCTGCCAGTGGAAAGTGGAAAGCCTTTTCTACCTGTGGCTCCCACCTCACTGTGGTGGCCATATTCTACGGCACCCTCACGTGGGTCTATTTCCGGCCCCTTTCCAGCTACTCAGTGACCAAAGGTCGCATTGTGACAGTCCTGTACACAGTCGTGACTCCTATGCTGAACCCCttcatctacagcctgaggaatGGAGATGTCAAGGAAGCCTTCAGGAAATGGGTGAAAAGACTATAA
- the LOC102927502 gene encoding olfactory receptor 1f45-like gives MKTRNHSSVSEFLLLGLSEHQEQQPFLFGIFLTIYLVTMVGNMLIILAIGSDPHLHTPMYFFLANFSLTDLCLSSTTVPRMLVNIQAHRHTIPYAGCLSQIYFFLWFIGLDVFLLAVMAYDRLVAICYPLHYPLVMNPRCCILLVAISLFLAHSYSLTHIILLAQLSFCMDNIIPHFFCELLPLLKLSCSDTYANQCVLLYWGGALTILIPLLIIVSYVRIVVAIVRVPSASGKWKTFSTCGSHLSAVCLFYVSAIGVYFIPSAADSAGKDRIAAVMYAVVTPMLNPFIYSLRNKDMKSALRRFLNRSTLQSPQG, from the coding sequence ATGAAGACAAGAAACCACAGCAGTGTTTCTGAATTTCTCCTCCTGGGCCTCTCTGAGCATCAGGAACAACAGCCTTTCCTTTTTGGCATCTTCTTGACCATATACCTGGTCACCATGGTGGGGAATATGCTCATTATCCTGGCAATTGGCTCTGATCCACACCTCCACACTCCCATGTATTTCTTCCTGGCCAACTTCTCCCTCACTGACCTGTGTTTATCATCCACCACAGTCCCCAGGATGCTAGTGAACATTCAAGCTCACAGGCACACCATCCCCTACGCTGGATGCCTGTCTCAGATCTATTTCTTCCTGTGGTTCATTGGACTGGATGTTTTTCTCCTGGCAGTGATGGCTTATGACAGGCTTGTGGCCATATGCTATCCCCTTCACTACCCTTTGGTCATGAATCCCAGATGCTGCATCCTGCTGGTGGCCATATCCTTGTTCCTTGCACATTCATATTCTCTAACACACATCATTCTCCTAGCTCAGTTATCCTTCTGCATGGACAACATCATTCCACATTTCTTTTGTGAACTGCTTCCTCTGTTGAAGCTCTCTTGTTCTGACACTTATGCCAACCAGTGTGTGCTGCTCTACTGGGGAGGGGCATTAACTATCCTGATTCCTTTGCTAATCATTGTTTCATATGTCCGCATTGTGGTCGCTATTGTGAGAGTCCCATCAGCAAGTGGTAAGTGGAAGaccttctccacctgtgggtcccaTCTCTCAGCAGTTTGCCTGTTCTATGTGTCTGCAATTGGAGTGTACTTCATTCCATCTGCTGCTGATTCAGCCGGCAAGGACAGGATTGCAGCAGTGATGTATGCTGTGGTGACTCCCATGCTGAACCCATTCATCTATAGCctgagaaacaaagacatgaagagTGCCTTGAGAAGATTCCTGAACAGGAGTACGCTGCAATCTCCACAAGGCTAG